A window of Fragaria vesca subsp. vesca linkage group LG7, FraVesHawaii_1.0, whole genome shotgun sequence contains these coding sequences:
- the LOC101291102 gene encoding basic blue protein-like gives MQMAQCSTALVVIAFLLVSLSMVLADQYIVGDIGWGEQGVDYNAWAASNTFYTGDVLIFHYDPTSHNVVVATGSDTFDNCVTHPNLGIYTTANDELHLNDPGTYYFICEFQCGVDDMKMMVTVNN, from the exons ATGCAGATGGCACAATGCAGTACTGCCCTGGTTGTCATTGCGTTTCTGCTGGTTTCTCTGAGCATGGTTTTGGCAGATCAATACATTGTCGGGGATATTGGCTGGGGAGAACAAGGAGTTGATTACAATGCTTGGGCCGCTAGCAATACTTTCTATACTGGAGATGTTTTGA TTTTTCATTACGATCCAACCTCCCACAATGTCGTTGTAGCGACTGGTTCTGATACGTTTGATAATTGCGTTACGCATCCCAACTTGGGTATTTATACCACAGCAAATGACGAGTTACATTTGAATGATCCTGGAACCTACTATTTCATATGTGAATTTCAGTGCGGTGTAGATGACATGAAGATGATGGTCACAGTGAACAACTAG
- the LOC101291386 gene encoding mavicyanin-like — MARRTGGLFLVAYFVFPSMVLGYTEFVVGGDDGWKAGVVDYSAWASSFTFSAGDVLVFNYWDTTEYNVVVATGSDTFDNCVSTPNLGYYDSGHDVLELTGAGNYYFFCQGHCDYNDMKFMITVN; from the exons ATGGCACGACGCACTGGTGGTCTGTTTCTCGTTGCCTATTTCGTTTTTCCCAGCATGGTTTTGGGGTATACAGAATTTGTTGTCGGGGGTGATGATGGCTGGAAAGCTGGAGTAGTTGATTACTCTGCTTGGGCTTCTAGCTTTACGTTTAGCGCTGGAGATGTTCTAG TTTTCAATTATTGGGACACAACTGAATACAACGTGGTAGTTGCAACTGGTTCTGATACGTTTGATAACTGTGTTTCAACTCCAAACTTGGGTTATTATGATTCTGGCCATGATGTGCTAGAGTTGACAGGTGCTGGGAACTACTATTTCTTCTGTCAAGGGCACTGTGACTATAACGACATGAAATTTATGATTACTGTAAACTAA
- the LOC101291974 gene encoding uncharacterized protein LOC101291974, with protein MASPSENTPSNPETPLPITNGANNNELVPHTLNRMIPENSSPTVSNFLSIKLDRTNYPLWLAQIQPLLKSRNLMGYVDGTIGCPPCFQTDAEGKLTDDVNPAYQQWISNDQMVLGWINNSLTPPVLATVARSTTSFYTWSSLAKRFASQSQNRILQLRGELLRTMRGNMSISDFLDKINSIVDNVALAGSPISDNDLVSIIMNNVGPLYENTVSSAQARDTPITYESLEALLLSAERRIKD; from the coding sequence ATGGCCTCTCCTTCTGAAAATACTCCTTCCAACCCTGAAACTCCTCTCCCTATCACCAATGGTGCAAACAACAATGAACTCGTCCCCCACACCCTAAACCGAATGATTCCTGAAAACTCTAGCCCTACTGTGTCCAACTTCCTCTCTATCAAGCTGGACAGAACCAATTACCCCCTGTGGCTGGCACAAATACAGCCACTCCTGAAGAGTCGAAATTTGATGGGGTACGTTGATGGAACGATAGGCTGCCCTCCCTGTTTCCAAACAGATGCTGAAGGGAAACTGACAGATGATGTCAATCCTGCGTATCAACAATGGATATCTAATGATCAGATGGTCCTTGGGTGGATCAACAACTCTTTGACGCCTCCAGTCTTGGCTACAGTTGCTCGGTCCACTACCTCCTTCTATACATGGAGTTCGTTGGCAAAACGTTTTGCCTCTCAATCCCAGAACCGCATCCTGCAACTCCGCGGAGAGCTACTCAGGACCATGAGGGGTAACATGTCCATCTCCGATTTTCTTGATAAGATCAATTCTATTGTCGATAACGTGGCACTTGCAGGAAGTCCCATCAGTGACAATGATCTCGTATCCATCATCATGAACAATGTTGGACCACTCTATGAGAATACAGTAAGCTCTGCTCAAGCAAGAGACACTCCCATCACATATGAGTCTCTAGAAGCCCTTCTTCTTTCAGCTGAGAGGCGCATCAAAGATTAG